The following proteins come from a genomic window of Venturia canescens isolate UGA chromosome 4, ASM1945775v1, whole genome shotgun sequence:
- the LOC122408823 gene encoding collagen alpha-2(I) chain-like: MSGINKDEKVRTDTGLPTTQTSGDREGVAKGKGGLFAGAGAAALVVGSDAVAGQGSLMGPPASPGAKRKAPPLSDSAGSSSAAETATSERPGPASWKKVASKRRAGKRAVYEGRSGVVSDGAVSDWSADMELSDDAGSRSAKSFARATGSKSVATGSGVTSGAKPPEARKAKWKAAPKKRAPEGASATGRPARPAQRPGAAAAPAMPRAGVQVPPTAFGGEGPPRTVSPVELMARAEQLVGEIRAHVTDPANKVVKTSRRERLSAGGGGHGAAKEIPLVVSGTDLGEEARQAGQGGPAAIAEARGSSRGPGGAPGGLQRAVPELPSPGPRKEGRGLAGFRGRGGQRGSLGNRL; this comes from the coding sequence ATGTCCGGAATCAATAAAGACGAAAAGGTGCGCACGGACACTGGGTTGCCCACGACCCAAACATCGGGAGATAGAGAGGGAGTTGCGAAGGGGAAAGGAGGGCTCTTCGCCGGCGCCGGCGCAGCCGCTCTGGTGGTGGGAAGTGATGCGGTGGCCGGCCAGGGTTCCCTCATGGGCCCGCCGGCTTCACCAGGGGCGAAGAGGAAAGCGCCGCCACTGTCCGACTCGGCTGGATCCTCGTCGGCGGCAGAGACTGCCACGAGCGAGCGGCCGGGTCCGGCCTCGTGGAAGAAAGTGGCCTCGAAGAGGCGGGCCGGAAAAAGGGCGGTCTATGAAGGCCGCAGCGGTGTGGTGTCGGACGGGGCGGTGTCCGACTGGTCCGCCGACATGGAGCTAAGCGACGATGCGGGCTCTCGGTCGGCGAAATCGTTCGCCAGAGCCACCGGATCGAAGAGCGTCGCCACGGGCTCCGGGGTAACGTCGGGAGCGAAGCCACCCGAGGCCAGGAAGGCGAAGTGGAAGGCGGCTCCGAAGAAGAGGGCGCCGGAGGGAGCCTCTGCGACTGGGCGTCCCGCGCGCCCCGCGCAGCGGCCGGGTGCCGCTGCAGCACCGGCCATGCCGAGAGCGGGTGTGCAGGTGCCACCGACTGCGTTTGGCGGTGAGGGGCCACCGAGGACGGTCAGCCCCGTGGAGCTGATGGCGCGTGCCGAGCAGCTGGTCGGTGAGATCAGGGCCCACGTTACGGACCCGGCGAACAAGGTGGTGAAGACCTCAAGGCGTGAACGACTCTCGGCTGGAGGCGGCGGGCACGGGGCCGCGAAAGAGATCCCGCTGGTGGTGTCGGGAACTGACCTCGGCGAGGAGGCTCGCCAGGCGGGGCAGGGTGGCCCTGCAGCGATCGCGGAGGCGAGAGGATCCTCCAGAGGACCAGGCGGCGCTCCGGGGGGCCTACAGAGAGCTGTACCGGAGCTACCATCGCCTGGTCCTCGAAAAGAAGGAAGGGGACTGGCGGGCTTTCGTGGGCGAGGTGGGCAACGCGGATCCCTGGGGAACCGTCTATAG